In the Populus trichocarpa isolate Nisqually-1 chromosome 1, P.trichocarpa_v4.1, whole genome shotgun sequence genome, TAAGATATACTTactgttaataataataaaaaaaaattatatgtgcaCTTGGGCTGACTGGCGTCTTTTCCTGGGCTTTCTTCAGCGTCCTATTGAGAACACAACTCGTAACCGGGCTCATAGCCCAGCTTCCAACATGGCCTTCAAATGAAATCAGTAATTTTTCCGGTGCTGTGCACAAAGAAGAAGCGTGGAGCAGAGAAGCCTAGTACGGGGTGTGCTCTCTCGTAGTGCTCTCTCACAAAACTCTAGAAAGTAAAAATGGGAGAGGGAGCAAACCAGGCAGAGCAGCAAACCCAAATAGAAACAACACCGGAGACTGTTGATGCTTTACTTGAGGTAACATTACTCAATACCcaattctccattttttttaaggaaaccGTTTTTTTAGCCCATtgctctcatttttctttttcttttttcaggctGCTAGATATGATGATATTGAGGATATTGCAAGGTTAGAATCTTCTGGGGTTTCTCTTGATTCTAAAGATTCGCTGGGCAGAACAGGTTATCATAGTTTCGTGtatcttttgtttcttctattttaactttctattttgcttttgttgcttttttattattattattattctgttAATGAGCATTTATATAACGATTCATGAGGCAGTTGTTGCAACACTTATTTCGAAGTTTATGTGttctgtatgtttttttttaaaagcacaagGTTCTCTAATTTTCATTCATCCCATTTAGGCATGTATTCTTATTCCACTTGGGAAACTCTAATTCAATCAATCTCTATTCATTTATAAAACCAGTCGATTCTTGATGCTGTTTGGCTTTCAAACTAATGGGTTCCTAGTTGTAGGAATGTTGTAATATAACTTGCAATAGGAGATGAAGTTTCGTAGCTCTTTTGGGTATATAATTTTGTGTTAAGGTGATGTTATGTAACATTGTTTCttgtcctttattttttcctttatgatGGTTAAAATATGAAGTGAAATGTTTCTgaaacagtttttttatttattgttaagaGAATGGGAGAGATTATATCAAAGAAAATGCAAGAATAGCGTTTGTCGGGAACCACTGCATAAAATTTTCAGAGAAACAGAAATTTTGAAAGTGAAGCTATATACATGTTAGAAATACGGTTCCATAACCAAGCCACACCAGCTTCTGCCAACGAACCTGCAATGATGCTCGCAAATAGACTGAATAAACACAGCTTCCTTAAGGACAAGCgtgcttcattttttattttatttttgttctaggTGTTGTTAGTTCCTAATTCCCTATTGCTATAAGTTTCTAAAGATatggcttgttttttttatttttatgtctgtGATTAGATGTGaagaattttggttttgataatCAAAATGGCTACCTGAAGGGGCACATAGTCTTTTGATGAATTGGGTTTTTGAGAATTGTTGATTGTCCTCATATTATTGTAGTTTGAGTTTCCTTTTTTGGTGAGTTTTGCATGTTTTAATGGATGTCTGACTTTGCTTCACTGATTTGTGATTGCAGCACTCCATATGGCTGCAGCCAATGGACATCTTGACATTGTGGAGTATCTTATCAGTCAGGGAGTGGTAAGAGTTCATCgttgattttccttttcaagtGTCTGGGGGCTGGGGGTTTTGGGTGGAGGCGGGTGCTGTGTAAAGGGCACACAATTGCAATTCTTGGGAGCATTTGTAGTTAAATTCTTTGACGTATGTTCCTAGTAACTTATTTTATTATGGCTTCAGCAGCTAAATTAGCCGCATTCTTTTCCTAGTCCTAAATTTACTTAGACATACTGTTCTATTGTAGCCTTGACTAGCAGATTTTCTACGGTATTATCTTTCCTTCTTGCATTAGTACTTTGCTTCCATTGACATAGACCATAAAGGATTGGAGCatgttcgtttttttttctgtccctGGATTGGATCCTGATTGTAAATGCTTTGGTAAGACCTATCAAATATTGGAAACTTTCATTGAACAGGATCTCAATGCTGCCAATAAGGAGAAGAATACAGCTCTTCACTGGGCTTGCCTCAATGGTCATATTGAGGTAATTATCATTGCCGCTTCCAAAAGCAGTTTTGTTATGCAAcatcttaggttttttttaacaaatataggGTTCTGTAGGTGGTTAAGAAATTGATTCTGGCAGGATCGAGTTTAGGCTTTCTAAACAGGTATGTATTTTGAACCTGTAGCCTTGAGCTGGTTCTCTGTTTCTCTATCGTGGATGCTAACATTCTCAAATCTACAACTGGATGATTTTCAGCCATGAACGGACCCCAATGGATGAAGCTGTTACTCGGGAAAAAATGGATGTTATTGATGCAATTAACGCAGCTGTGGCACAACTGGAACTTGCTGGTGTTGCAGTTTCCTAGCCTAGGATTTCTCTCATAAATGTaatccattaatatttttacaggTGCATCTTTTTTGTCATGGATTGTGctttaaatttgaatattttggtTCATATGCTGTGGCTGGTGCTGTCCTTTGACTCCTGCATAAATTTTGTGACTTAATTTTTCTGGTTCGATCCTTATTTTGTGTGTGGATCATTTTAGGATGACAAAGATGTAAAAGGTGGCTGTCCTAGTTTCTGAAGATGTTGTGAAAGAATTTCCTAGTGAGAAGCATCTTAAATTATGCCTGGCACTAAATGGTGATGCTAGTGGAGGAATAAATGAAAATGATTCTCACTTCTTGATATCCTGAGATTCATCTAATCTAGGGAGacttattttcataatttattttcataaatttatcatCACTTGAATTTTagcgtttttttaaaaaggttattGAATTTGGATTTATACAAATTGAccttcaattaattattaaatttttatttatttttaattttacctctatttttaaccaaattaaGTTCTCAaagtgtggttttttttttcataaaaggttcttgattgtgaattttttcaatttaacctttaattaactttaaattttgatttttttgtgattttactcCATTTCATGCAATTaactttgttaaaaataaatttggtcctctaaaattttaatcttcttAACTAAGCTTAAATTGGcattccaaacttaattttttcctaattaagtccctaataaaattaatataactaatttaaagtataattaagtcattacacttaattaaatttttatttgacttaaattaatttttaaacataattaaatttttaatttggtttataattaaatcaaattcatttattaaaaatctatttatgtttctggatttaatttttatgcaaatatatttaaaaattatttaatttaacttttaatatttattatttccttAATTTTGGGTACAATAGAGTATGatgctttcaattttgttcGAACCTTTCTTATCTAGCTTTTGCCAAATGGTATattattattgcttttttttttgcaaagagaaaaaataagtttagaagaataacccaaaaatagtCACCAAACATCCGCTTCCTGCATCCCTTGATCCTACTACCGATTCTCAAGCTCTTAAAGATCCCAAATGGTGTGCTGCCATGGATGATGAGCTTGCTGCTCTTGCTCGCAACCGTACATATGTTCTTGTCCCTCCTTCCAGTCATAATATTGTGGATGGGAAATCATTCAGAAGTTCTGGATGTGGATGATTTACTTGTAACTGGGAATCGTTCTCAGTCCATTCAGAAGTTCGTTGACTTCTTCTCATCACTTTTCCCTAAAGGATCTTGGTCCCTTGAGCTACTTCTTGGGTGTTGAGGCCATTTCCACTTCTGATGGCATGTTTTTATCTCAACATAAATATGTTCGTGACTTGTTGGCAAAGTTTCATTTAGAAGGCATAAAGGATTCTTCCACCCCAATGTCTTCAACTGGCCATCTAACTCTCAACGATGGTTCTCCTCCAGCTACTGCCACTCAATTTCGGAGTTTGATTGGTGGACTTCAATATCTCCAGCTCACTCGTCCCGATATTGCTTTCGCCGTCAACAAACTTGCACAATTCATGCATGCCTCAACTCAAACTCACTGGACTGCAGCTAAGAGGTTGCTCTGTTACCTCAAACATACAATACACTTGGTCTCAATTTACGACGTCAACAACCTTTTGATCTTCGAGCTTATTCCAATATCGATTGGGCTGGCGACCATGATTCTTACAAGTCTATCActgcttttgttctttttcttggtGGCAATCCAATCTCTTGGTGTTCATAGAAACAAAGGACGATATCTCGTTCTTCGACAGAGACAGAATATTGTGCTGTCGCTTCTACCGCTGTTGAAGTCACTTGGGTTTCTCATCTCCTTTCTGAGCTTGGTATCACTCTTCAACAATCTCCCACCAttcattttgataatttaagtGCCATATATTTGTGTGTTAATCCCCTCTTCCACAATCGAATGAAGCATGTCGCGTTGGATTACCATTTTGTTAGGGAAAAAGTTGCTGATGGTTCTCTCAAAGTTTATCATGTTAATACTCACTCCCAGTTGGCTGATGTTCTTACAAAACCTCTCTCCAAAAGTCGGTTCCTTTATCTTCGATCCAAGATTGGCATTTCAGATGGAATTGCCATCTTGCGAGGGCGTATTGAAGCTCAATCATAGGAGAGCTATTCTTTAGCTGTTGTTATCTTTCtattcaaatatttgttttgattgtaaCTTACTTGACCATATTTTGTGGGATATTCTTTGTAAACTGTTTGGGATGT is a window encoding:
- the LOC7463890 gene encoding ankyrin repeat-containing protein P16F5.05c, coding for MGEGANQAEQQTQIETTPETVDALLEAARYDDIEDIARLESSGVSLDSKDSLGRTALHMAAANGHLDIVEYLISQGVDLNAANKEKNTALHWACLNGHIEVVKKLILAGSSLGFLNSHERTPMDEAVTREKMDVIDAINAAVAQLELAGVAVS